DNA sequence from the Pseudomonadota bacterium genome:
ATAATCCTCGACGCCGGGTTGGGCCAGAGTGGTGCCGATGGCAATCACCATGCCGGCAATGCCGAACATATTGCCGCGCCGCGCTGAAGCCGGCGAGGACAGGCCGCGCAATGCCATGATGAAACATACGCCGGCAATCAAATAGAGGATCGCCGCGAGATTGGCGGTCATAACAGCGGTCCTATTTCTTCTTGTACATTTGCAGCATGCGTTGGGTCACGGTGAAACCGCCAAATATGTTGACGGCCGCCAATCCGACGGCAATGCCGCCAAGAACCTTGGCCCAACCACCTTCCATCGGCGCGGCAGCAAGCAGCGCGCCAACGATGATGACGCTCGAAATAGCATTGGTGACAGACATCAACGGCGTATGCAGCGCGGGGGTCACACTCCACACAACGTAATAACCGACAAATACCGCCATCACGAAAACTGTCACCGCAATGACCAGCGGATGAAGATCCAACATAGCTTCCATGTTTAGGCTTTCTGATCCGTCAGGGCGGCGTGGACCACGGAGCCGTTCCGTGTCAACAGCGCGCCCTTAATGACTTCATCGTCCCAGTCGATCTTCATACAACCGGTTTCGCCATCGATCATCGGCGAGATGAAATTATAGAGATTGCGGGCATACAGCGAACTGGTATCGCCTGGCACACGCGCCGGATAATTGGCGTAACCGATGATGGTGACGCCATGTTTGACCACCACCGCGTCGCGCTCGCTCAATTCGCAATTGCCGCCGGTTTCGGTCGACAAATCGACAATCACCGAGCCGATCTTCATATCCTTGACCATCGCTTCAGTAATCAACACCGGCGCCGGCTTACCGGGTATTTGCGCCGTTGTGATGCAAATGTCCTGTTTCTTCAGCGTCTCGTGAATGAGTTCCGACTGCTGGCGTTGGTAATCCGCGCTCATTTCACGCGCGTAGCCGCCTGCCGTCTCAGCGCTATCGGTTTCGCTACTCTGGACTTCAATGAAAGTTGCACCGAGGCTCTCGACCTGCTCTTTGACGGCCGGACGCACGTCAAAGGCGCTGACAATTGCGCCGAGGCGATGCGCCGTGGCGATCGCCTGAAGGCCGGCCACGCCGGCGCCCAAAATCAATACGCGGGCCGGCACGATGGTGCCTGCCGCTGTCATCATCATCGGTAGAATTTTACCGAAAGTTTCCGCCGCATCGATCACCGCTTTGTAGCCGGAGATGTTGCTCTGCGACGACAGCGCATCCATGCTTTGGGCGCGGCTAATGCGCGGGATCAATTCCATGGCAAAACTGGTCAGGCCATGCTTGGCATACGCCTCCGCCTGATCGCGACGGTGGAG
Encoded proteins:
- a CDS encoding Re/Si-specific NAD(P)(+) transhydrogenase subunit alpha — its product is MKIGVPKEILPGETRIAASPDSVKRFTALGVEMIIQSGAGEAASISDEMLREAGARIVPDAAALYAEADMIFKVGGPCCNGNGMVDELAMMKPDAILIGLLNPLHRRDQAEAYAKHGLTSFAMELIPRISRAQSMDALSSQSNISGYKAVIDAAETFGKILPMMMTAAGTIVPARVLILGAGVAGLQAIATAHRLGAIVSAFDVRPAVKEQVESLGATFIEVQSSETDSAETAGGYAREMSADYQRQQSELIHETLKKQDICITTAQIPGKPAPVLITEAMVKDMKIGSVIVDLSTETGGNCELSERDAVVVKHGVTIIGYANYPARVPGDTSSLYARNLYNFISPMIDGETGCMKIDWDDEVIKGALLTRNGSVVHAALTDQKA
- a CDS encoding NAD(P) transhydrogenase subunit alpha — encoded protein: MEAMLDLHPLVIAVTVFVMAVFVGYYVVWSVTPALHTPLMSVTNAISSVIIVGALLAAAPMEGGWAKVLGGIAVGLAAVNIFGGFTVTQRMLQMYKKK